In the Nitrosopumilus cobalaminigenes genome, TGATACTTGGAAAAAATACACAAACAAGAGAAGCTGCAAGAATGTTACGTCACTATGAGACAGACGACATCATAGTTACAGATGAAAATAATCTCCCTGTAGGAATTGTTACAGACGAAGATATTCTAAGTAAAGTAAGTGATGTTACAGTGTACGCAGAAGCTACAACATTAAAAGACATTATGAGTGCCCCATTAATTACAATAAATGAAAAATCAACTTTACAAGATGCTTTACACATAATGAGAGATAACAATATTAGAAAACTTCCAGTAATCTCAAAGAAAAATCAAGTCGTTGGGATGATTTTCCAAACAGTGATTGCAAATGTAATCAGAGATGCAACAGCTACTGCTCCTCGTCTTCTCAGTCCACCAGTAAAAGCGGTTTTAGGTAATCTGGGATTTGTGTTACAATTTGCAGGAGTGCTACTTTTGGTACCAGCAATTGTTGCAACAGTGTTAGAAGATACACTAACTGCTACTGGAATTTACCTTACTACGGTTCTTTTACTCGTTACTGGATTTTTCCTCAATTCTTATGGTGAAAAATCTAGTCTAAATCTCCAACAGGCGTCAATTTTGGTATTTTCAAGCCTGTTTTTGCTGTCATTATTTGGAACAGTTCCATATCTGTATGTATTTCCAAGTGATGAAACAAGTTTCGAGGTATTTGGTAATGCATTCTTTTCAAGTGCTGCAGGATTTACCACAGGAGGAATATCATTATTTGATGAACCTGAAGAACTAACTCGGAGTTTCACATTTTTCCGAAGTTATACCCAACTAGTGGGAGGAATGAGTTTCATTTATCTGGTAATTACCGCATTTTATCCAGAATCAAAATTACAATCAATGCGTGGTTTTATTTCTGGAAGAACATTACACATGAAAGAATTATTCTTAACCATTACAGTCATCTTTGCAATCTACATTGTCATTGTAGCATTTCTGCTACACATATTTGGAGAAGGAGATATCATAGATATTTTCTCGTTATCTATGATAGATAATTTTTCATTGGCAATGAGTACATTAGCAACTGGTGGATTTACACCAACATCAACAATTTTAGATGATTTGGTATGGCAAGAACACATCATCTTAATGGGTGCAATGATTCTAGGAGCATTACCATTTACGTTCCATTATGCATTTGTAAGAAAAAAATTCCTATCGCCAAAACTTGGAAAAGAAGTTTTAACATATTTTGCAATTTTAGGAAGTGCAACTGTTTTGTTCTTAGGAGTAAGCGGATTAGATCCAATGCAGAGTGCATTTTATTCAGTATCAGCAAGCACTACAGCAGGACTTCAAATCGATAGTCTTGCGGGATTAAACGGTGGTGCACATACAATCTTGATAATTCTAATGTTCATTGGAGGATGTGGATTTTCAACAACAGGAGGTTTGAAAATATTCAGACTATTCCATCTAAAAGATCTTAAATCTTTACTTAGTAAAGCAAGAAGAGCAGAACTATCATCACAATCAAAAAAAGAGATAATTTCAACTCTTATCATCATAGCACTATTTCCCACAATTTCAGCAATCACAGGGGTACATCTAGCAGCAATAGAAGATGTTCCATTTCAAGATGCATTTTTTGAAGCAGCTGGCGTCATTACCACAGGAGGGCTCTCTGCAGGAGTGATTGATTTTGATACAGATCCTGCAACAAAGATTGTTTTGGGATTCTTGATGATTTTTGGAAGATTGGAGATAATTGCAATCATCTACATCTTTGTTCCTAGACTAAGCTAAAATTGTGCCATTTTTCAAATCAATATTTCATTTTAGGAACAGGTTTTGAGGCTAAAATTGTGTAACAGATCTAACTGACGTATGCTTATCAATACAATTTACTACAGATAGTACATGAGCATTCTAGAAGAAACAAGTCAGGATTTTGTATTTTTACAGGATATGACAAAACATGTCTTAAAAGAAATCAAAGAGTCTCTCAATACTCAATAAGCCATTAAAGTATAGACAAAATCATCATCAAATCCATTAGAATAGAATTTAATGTCGTAGTAAAAAATTCCAAATTGTGGAAACTAGCGTCAATAAAAGCACCAATCAAGGAAAAAAATTAATCATTTTAGGATTTGGCACTATAGCAGTTTTATTTTTGATGTATGGACGATATCAAGATCCTGAACTTTTGACTCCAAGTGCAATTGATTCAATTCAAAGAATTGCTTATGGGTTTTACATTGTTTTACTAGCATCATTTGGAGCCATTGCATTTGGAATCTACAGGTATCATAGAGAAAAAGTTGAAAACAAAGGTAAAGATCTTTCTACAATTATTGCACTTACAACATGGAATTCTAAATCAAGGAAAATATTTGTTGCAACATTTATCGGATATGGGATATTCTTTTCCCTAATTTCTGGAACTCTAGTGTATCAACCAGAAGTAGATTTTTCATATCATTATGGGGCTAAAATTCCATCAGGATTTGTAGCTCCATGTTGTGATGGACCAGGATACATGCCTCAAATAATTATTTATCTTACAGAACACATAGGATTGAATGTAATTCCAGTTAACTTGGTGTTACAAGTAATTGTATCATATTTGGTAGGATTAAACGCAGCAATTGCAGTAAACGCATATACAATTTCTAAAAAAGGCAGAGGAGCAAGCAGTATAGGGGCTGCAGCTGGTTTATTCATTGCTTGTCCTACATGTGCTGGAACATTTTTGTCAGTGTTTATCGGAACAGCAAGTGGAATTGCATTATCAATTGCACTAACACAATTACAGACATTTTTTATTGCCATATCAATTCCAGTTCTACTCATTACACCATACATCATGGCAAAGAAATTAAGAAATGATGATGGCAGTTGTAAAATTAGCCCAAGTTAAAATTTTTTTACTTCAGGTATTTTGTGATTCCCAATGTCATAACCATCACGACGTAAAAATTTGAGCGTGAGTTTGTAAACAATTTCATCATGATCGACTTTTTCTAAAATTTCACTCCATAGAACCTTGCCATTATCTTCAATGTGTTTTTTAAAATCAGGGTTCAGGGATTCTGCCATGTCTCTGCATTGATCAAAGGTTTTTCCATTTTTGTAAGCACGTACACGCCTATCACAACTATCCATAGGACTATTTTATCAAAATTGTAAATAAACTTAGATTGAAGGATTTCAAACAAATACTAGGATACAGTGTATAAAACATGGCAATCAAATCTACTGAAGAGTACATTGATTTTTTCACAAATTTGAATATGGGGGAAAATGTCCCACTGTTAAGTTTTGTAAATAATGAAAGAATGGTATTAAAACAAAAATTAGAATACAAAAACTTGGAAAAAGAACCCATACAAAAGGGGATTGGAATTCTAGAAGACCTAGTAACAGAGATTAATGAGATTGGAGAGAAAGCAGTACTAGAAAAATATCAAAAATAAAATCTAGGAGAAAATTATGGATAAAAATTCAGAAATTATTAAAACAGAAATTATCAGAGTATTAAATGAAAACGGGAAAATCAGGGGGACAGAATTAGCAAAAAGAGTAATAGAAAAAGTAGGTAATGAAAAAATTGTCTATAGGGAAATTAGTGCTCTAGTTGAAGCAGGAGAGATTGACAAAAAAGTACACAGTAGATCACATATTGAATACGAGTTGATCAACTTGTCTGAATCAGTAAACAGTCAACTCAAAAATTTACATAAAGAAGTAGAAATGATATATGAAGAAATATCAAATTTTGAAAAAATGGTCAAAGAAGAGAAATTCTCATTTCATGAAAGACTACGCTCAATAATTCATCAAATACACATCATTCAATCAACTGATGGAATAATGAAATTATTATCATATTATCCTGCATTTAGAAAAGACCAAATGTATTCTCAAATAACTAGAAAAATCAATGATTGTTGGGAATCAATTATGAATAGTATCATGCATCAAGAAGAGGGGGATTTTCTCAATGAAGTTCTCGCAAATTTGAGAATAGCACAAATAGATTCAAAGAATGTAAACTAGGAATTTTTTAGTTTCTCTAAAACAATCTTAAAAATTTCATCATTATCTAATAATATGTATGGAAGATCATTTTCCTCACATGCTTGACCACTTTCAGTATCACGAGTAACTAATACCATATTGTGTTCTTTAGCATAGTTAATCACAGAATAGTCTGTTCGTAACTTGTGTCCATCACTCCGGAGCTTTTTAACACTGTAAGCATCATATCCTAATTCTTTGAGTTTCTCATCCCATCCATCATCCATTTCATCAATTAAGATTTTCATGAAATACAATGACATAATTTCAATATTAGTGTAAACTGATAATCAATGATCAAGTACTTATTTTCAACAGATAATGAAAAATCATGGATGTAAAAGACGAAGATACTTCAGAGGAATCAAAGAAAAACCACATCTCATATTACAAATCACTAACTAAAGTAATTTCACAAATAGAAGCTGAAAAAAAGGAAGAAGGAGAACCTGCAATTCTTAGTCATTTAGATAATAGAATTGACGCCATGGAGAAAGATAAAAAAAGAATAAGAGACATGTTTCCAGATATTACAGAAGAGGAATGGAATGACCACACCAACTGAGAAAAACCACAATAAACATCTAGATTTGCTTCATGACTACAAAATTCACCTAGTCAAATACATCGAAGAATTAGAAAGAATGGATAAACAATCAGAATTTGCCAAAGAATGGAATCAGTCCACAATTAAAGAAAGAAAACAAGAAATTCAAGTAATTGATAAAATATTGAAAAATCTAATTCGATTTTAATTGTGATTTTTTTGAGTCAAATCATATAATGCATTACAAAATTTATCCATGTGTTCTGAAGAAACACCATCAAACCATGCAAGTTCTTTATCGATACTAAAACCTTGAAAATCATAATTTTTATTTGATTTGACATAATTAATTTCATCATCAATCATTTTTTGAACTTGTTTTTGATCATTTTCTAAGAAATTATAATCACATGTCATCAAATCTATTTGAACAAAGTAGTTCTGATGTATTAGATTAATTTTTGCTTTGATGAAAGGCTTGTTTTGTTGCTGACATTCGCGGTAATGTTTGTCAAACTCAAACATCTTAGAGTCGCCAAGATATTTGTGAAATGTCATGTATTAAAAAATCCGCTATTAACTTTAAAGGTCTGCAGTAATTTTTTTGATTTTTGTAATTAGTCTAATTTTAGTATTAATTGGCATTTCAGGTTCCATGGTAAAATATACAATATTTCTTTTTGTGTAAATTACCATTTGAGAAACTTTTTCTCTTTCAACATGCACATATCTGACTTTGCCAAGTGATCTATCAAACTCTTTTCTCATTGCACGTCTTTGTGCAACTTGTTTACAGAAATGTTCTTCTTCTTTTTGAGATTTAAGATTGGTTTTACCTGCATTCATAATGGCTTCTCTAATATTTCCTTTAGAATCAATAATTGCGGCAAATCTCATTTTAGAATCTAGTTTGAGAATCTTCTGTACCACATCAAGTAGATCGATTTTTTTTACCATGAACAATATTGAAAAATTATTCACTAAATATAAGCTATCAAATATTGAAACAAAATAAAGAGACATTATTAAATCTCAAAATTTATTGTTAAAAAATGAACAAAATAATTTCAAATGTTCTCAATGAATTAGAAATTCAGTCAAACTTAGAAAAAAATAGAATGGTAGATATCAATCCAGAAGACAGAATGTTAGCAATTACTAAAGAAACAGGAGAGTTACTAAATATGATTTTACGCCTCAAGAATGCAAAAAATATGCTTGAAATCGGGATGTCAGTAGGGTATTCAACAATTTGGTGTGCTGAGGCCATATTGGAAAATTCAGGAAAAATTACTACAATTGAAAGAAATCGCAATAAAATTGAAAGGGCCCGAAAAAATTTTCAGAAAGCTAACGTGGGAAAAGCTATTGACATTAAGGAAGGAAACGCAATGGAGATTCTAAAGAACATTAGGAATAAAAAAGAGAATTTTGATCTGGTGTTAATTGATGCAGATAAAGAAAATACAAAAAAATATTTTGATTTAATTCTTCCCATGGTCCCAGTAGGAGGAGTCATTATAACTGACAACATGTTATATCCAGAAAAATACAGGGAAGATATGAAAAAATTTTCAGATTATATTAAAAAGAACGATAGTCTCAGAACAATTACATCCCCAATAGGATTTGGGGAAGAAATAACAATTAAAATTAGATAATTATTTCTTATTGACAGTCTTTTTATTTGTTGATTTTTTAATAGGTTTTTTTGAAGATATTTTTTTAGTAATGGATTTTAGTTTTTTATCTTTTTCAGCAATCTTCTTTTTTAATTTCTGCTGTTTTTCTTTTAATTTTTGATTTTTATTTTTTATTTGAATTTCAATTTTCTCACGTTGTTTTTTTAACAAATCATATGTTTTTTCTTCTTTTTTGAGTTGTTTAGTTAACTCTGTTTGAGATTTCAATTTTGCTTTTTCCTCAACAGTCTTTTTGGTAATTAATTCTTTTTCAGCTGCAATTGTATTGATTAATTTCAATCTATCTTCTTTTGCTTTTATCAAATCTTTTTCTTGTGATTTTATCAATTTTTTGAGTTTTTCAGATTCTGCAAATTTTGCTTTTTCTTCATTTACTTGGGAAACAATATCATCAAAATCCTGCTTTGTTTTTTCTAATTCCTTCTGCTTAGACGCAATTTCATGAGCAATCTGTGCCTGTTCTACCAACCTAGATTTTTGCTCAGAGGCCATTTTTGCCAATAAATCTTGCTCACGAGCAACCTGTTTTTCAATTTTTTCTTGTTCTAATTGAGCTTGAACAAGTTGTCTTTTTTGTGAGAGTAAATCTTTTGAAATTTTTGCTTTTTCAGCAACAATTTTTTTAATTATAGATGTTCTTTCTTTTTTTACTTTGTCAAGTTCTTCTTTTTGGATTATAATTTCATTTGAAAGTTTTGTTTGAGTTTCAATTTTAATTCGTTCTTCTTTAATTTGGGATTCAAGTAAAGATTTTTGTTGAGTGATTTTTTGTTCGTTTTCTTTTCTATGAGAAATTAATTGAGACAAGTTAGAACGTTGTAGATTAATTTCTTGATTAATTTTTTCTTGAGTTTTAATTTTCTTTTCTTCTTCAGATATATTTTTAGTGATTTTTTCTAATTCTTCAGGTTTATCTTCAGGAGACCAACCTTTTGGCATACTTCCTTTAACTTTAAGAGATGTTTTGATTTCTTCAATAATTTGTGTAGGTTTTGGAGGAATTATTTCGGGTTTAGGTTTAGGTGATTCTGTTTTAAGTGTAGTTTTTGGAAGAGTGATTTTTAGAGTGTCTGTAATTTCAATTGAATTTAGTTTTGATTCCAAATAAACAGAATCTGAATGATATAATGGCTTATTATTTTGAATTGTATCATAGATGTATTGTAATCTGCCAGGATCACCATTGCCACTGTCAATTAATTCTTTAATTTTTGGTAAAAGTTCATTTTCTTCTATAGGTTCATCTTTTACAGAAAAGGAAGAATTTAATTTAGTTTCAAGATAAACTTTGTCAGAGTGATATAATGGCTTATTATTTTTTAAGAATTCTAAAATGTGATATAATCGTCCCGCATCACCATTGCCACTGTCAATTAGTGCATCAACTTGTTCAATAGTTTGAGATAATGAGAGATGTTGTAATTGAGTCACCTTGCTACAGTTAATTTTTGATTGAATCTAGTAAAAATAACTTTTCAAAAAGAATTCACACAAAAATGAATTTTAGGTGATTAAGATTATGAATGAAATACTTGATTTGTAGAGAGATTCGGAGGCTAAATCTGGACTTAGAACTTGATTTTTGATTTTTGGCTTAGAATAAGCATGGAAATTATTGACGTTACAAGGATCATCATACTTAATGACCCAAATTCAGGAACAACAGAAGTTCCAATAATTGTTAGCAGTTCGGAATCAGGTTCTAATGAGACATACAATATGTTAAGATCACCATCTTTTGTTTGCTCAAAATTAGAAATTTTTTCACCGTCAATCCAAATTACAAAATTCCCATCAATTAATTCTGAATGAAGTCTTAATTCTAAATCATGTATATCGGATTGTGCATCACCAATTATTTCAAAACTGATGGATTTTTCATCCTCGTTAATTTCAGGATTTGCCAACAGTCGATTAAAATCATATTCTACATCA is a window encoding:
- a CDS encoding DUF5615 family PIN-like protein, whose protein sequence is MKILIDEMDDGWDEKLKELGYDAYSVKKLRSDGHKLRTDYSVINYAKEHNMVLVTRDTESGQACEENDLPYILLDNDEIFKIVLEKLKNS
- a CDS encoding O-methyltransferase, coding for MNKIISNVLNELEIQSNLEKNRMVDINPEDRMLAITKETGELLNMILRLKNAKNMLEIGMSVGYSTIWCAEAILENSGKITTIERNRNKIERARKNFQKANVGKAIDIKEGNAMEILKNIRNKKENFDLVLIDADKENTKKYFDLILPMVPVGGVIITDNMLYPEKYREDMKKFSDYIKKNDSLRTITSPIGFGEEITIKIR
- a CDS encoding DUF6659 family protein; amino-acid sequence: MVKKIDLLDVVQKILKLDSKMRFAAIIDSKGNIREAIMNAGKTNLKSQKEEEHFCKQVAQRRAMRKEFDRSLGKVRYVHVEREKVSQMVIYTKRNIVYFTMEPEMPINTKIRLITKIKKITADL
- a CDS encoding potassium transporter TrkG, which encodes MSTNPERAVSYVLNKYVTNYMDKDVLILGKNTQTREAARMLRHYETDDIIVTDENNLPVGIVTDEDILSKVSDVTVYAEATTLKDIMSAPLITINEKSTLQDALHIMRDNNIRKLPVISKKNQVVGMIFQTVIANVIRDATATAPRLLSPPVKAVLGNLGFVLQFAGVLLLVPAIVATVLEDTLTATGIYLTTVLLLVTGFFLNSYGEKSSLNLQQASILVFSSLFLLSLFGTVPYLYVFPSDETSFEVFGNAFFSSAAGFTTGGISLFDEPEELTRSFTFFRSYTQLVGGMSFIYLVITAFYPESKLQSMRGFISGRTLHMKELFLTITVIFAIYIVIVAFLLHIFGEGDIIDIFSLSMIDNFSLAMSTLATGGFTPTSTILDDLVWQEHIILMGAMILGALPFTFHYAFVRKKFLSPKLGKEVLTYFAILGSATVLFLGVSGLDPMQSAFYSVSASTTAGLQIDSLAGLNGGAHTILIILMFIGGCGFSTTGGLKIFRLFHLKDLKSLLSKARRAELSSQSKKEIISTLIIIALFPTISAITGVHLAAIEDVPFQDAFFEAAGVITTGGLSAGVIDFDTDPATKIVLGFLMIFGRLEIIAIIYIFVPRLS